A window from Gossypium raimondii isolate GPD5lz chromosome 7, ASM2569854v1, whole genome shotgun sequence encodes these proteins:
- the LOC105794806 gene encoding LOW QUALITY PROTEIN: ribosomal RNA small subunit methyltransferase (The sequence of the model RefSeq protein was modified relative to this genomic sequence to represent the inferred CDS: inserted 1 base in 1 codon) codes for MAGGKMKKDKQKGPRAPSNHYQGGVTFHKSKGQHILKNPLLVDAIVQKAGIKPTDTILEIGPGTGNLTKKLLEAGKMVIAVELDPRMVLELQRRFQGTPFSNRLKVIQGDVLKTDLPYFDICVANIPYQISSPLTFKLLFHQPAFRCAIIMFQREFAMRLVAQPGDNLYCRLSVNTQFYARVSHLLKVGKNNFRPPPKVDSSVVRIEPRKPXPEVNHKEWDGFIRICFIRKNKTLGSIFKQKNVLSLLEKNYKTLQALQGPQNVSLSGNDDMEIARLGDESMEMDDGMDDDMDMECNEAEGEGEVSEFKNKVISVLKEGKFEEQRASKLSQESFLTLLSMFNMAGIHFS; via the exons ATGGCGGGAGGGAAGATGAAGAAAGATAAGCAAAAAGGGCCGAGAGCCCCCTCCAATCACTACCAAGGTGGTGTCACTTTCCACAAATCCAAAGGCCAGCACATCCTTAAGAACCCTTTGTTGGTCGACGCTATTGTCCAAAAGGCCGGCATCAAACCCACCGATACCATCCTCGAAATCGGTCCCGGTACCGGTAACCTTACCAAGAAGCTTCTTGAAGCCGGTAAAATGGTCATCGCCGTCGAACTCGATCCTCGTATGGTCCTCGAACTTCAACGCCGCTTTCAAGGCACCCCTTTCTCTAATCGCTTAAAG gtTATTCAAGGTGATGTGCTGAAGACGGATTTGCCCTATTTTGATATATGTGTGGCGAATATTCCGTATCAAATATCTTCTCCTCTTACATTCAAGTTACTGTTTCATCAGCCTGCTTTCAGGTGTGCTATTATTATGTTCCAGAGAGAATTCGCAATGCGACTTGTTGCTCAGCCTGGTGATAATCTTTACTGCCGGCTTTCCGTCAATACCCAATTTTATGCTCGGGTTTCCCATCTCCTCAAAGTTGGGAAGAACAATTTCCGGCCTCCACCTAAGGTTGATTCTTCTGTCGTAAGGATCGAGCCGAGGAAAC CGCCTGAAGTGAATCATAAGGAGTGGGATGGGTTTATAAGGATTTGTTTCATAAGGAAGAATAAGACACTGGGTTCCATTTTCAAGCAGAAAAACGTACTGTCACTCTTGGAGAAGAACTATAAGACCTTGCAGGCGCTGCAAGGCCCACAAAATGTTTCTTTGAGTGGGAATGATGATATGGAGATTGCAAGATTAGGGGATGAGAGTATGGAAATGGATGATGGAATGGATGATGACATGGATATGGAATGTAATGAAGcagaaggagaaggagaagtGTCTGAGTTTAAAAATAAGGTTATAAGTGTGTTGAAGGAAGGAAAATTTGAGGAGCAGAGAGCATCCAAGCTTAGTCAGGAAAGCTTTTTAACCTTACTCTCTATGTTCAACATGGCTGGCATACACTTCTCTTGA
- the LOC105762517 gene encoding uncharacterized protein LOC105762517 produces MDCGIRLMDGARSTLMVQVWSTLEAELWGALEGLRPAWETGLARVILVNNVAVVQMVNGEDRKLHHELVVRVKNMHRRTWEVKVQHVYREGNAVAVHMAALARGYGMDLQIYRSPPVELMKLVTE; encoded by the exons ATGGATTGTGGGATTCGCCTGATGGACGGTGCAAGATCAACACTGATGGTGCA AGTATGGTCTACTTTAGAAGCTGAGCTGTGGGGAGCGCTTGAAGGCTTGCGTCCTGCTTGGGAGACTGGTTTGGCAAGGGTGATATTAGTAAATAACGTTGCTGTTGTCCAGATGGTTAATGGGGAGGACCGGAAATTGCATCATGAGCTCGTGGTACGAGTAAAAAATATGCATCGTCGGACATGGGAGGTTAAAGTCCAGCATGTTTACCGAGAGGGTAATGCCGTAGCAGTTCATATGGCAGCGTTAGCACGAGGATATGGAATGGATTTACAGATATACCGATCACCACCAGTAGAGCTTATGAAGTTGGTGACTGAATAA
- the LOC128042436 gene encoding ribosomal RNA small subunit methyltransferase-like, whose translation MAGGKMKKDKQKGPRAPSNHYQGGVTFHKSKGQHILKNPLLVDAIVQKAGIKPTDTILEIGPGTGNLTKKLLEAGKMVIAVELDPRMVLELQRRFQGTPFSNRLKVIQGDVLKTDLPYFDICVANIPYQISSPLTFKLLFHQPAFRCAIIMFQREFAMRLVAQPGDNLYCRLSVNTQFYARVSHLLKVGKNNFRPPPKVDSSVVRIEPRKPRPEVNHKEWDGFIRICFIRKNKTLGSIFKQKNVLSLLEKNYKTLQALQGPQNVSLSGNDDMEIARLGDESMEMDDGMDDDMDMECNEAEGEGEVSEFKNKVISVLKEGKFEEQRASKLSQESFLTLLSMFNMAGIHFS comes from the exons ATGGCGGGAGGGAAGATGAAGAAAGATAAGCAAAAAGGGCCGAGAGCCCCCTCCAATCACTACCAAGGTGGTGTCACTTTCCACAAATCCAAAGGCCAGCACATCCTTAAGAACCCTTTGTTGGTCGACGCTATTGTCCAAAAGGCCGGCATCAAACCCACCGATACCATCCTCGAAATCGGTCCCGGTACCGGTAACCTTACCAAGAAGCTTCTTGAAGCCGGTAAAATGGTCATCGCCGTCGAACTCGATCCTCGTATGGTCCTCGAACTTCAACGCCGCTTTCAAGGCACCCCTTTCTCTAATCGCTTAAAG gtTATTCAAGGTGATGTGCTGAAGACGGATTTGCCCTATTTTGATATATGTGTGGCGAATATTCCGTATCAAATATCTTCTCCTCTTACATTCAAGTTACTGTTTCATCAGCCTGCTTTCAGGTGTGCTATTATTATGTTCCAGAGAGAATTCGCAATGCGACTTGTTGCTCAGCCTGGTGATAATCTTTACTGCCGGCTTTCCGTCAATACCCAATTTTATGCTCGGGTTTCCCATCTCCTCAAAGTTGGGAAGAACAATTTCCGGCCTCCACCTAAGGTTGATTCTTCTGTCGTAAGGATCGAGCCGAGGAAACCACGCCCTGAAGTGAATCATAAGGAGTGGGATGGGTTTATAAGGATTTGTTTCATAAGGAAGAATAAGACACTGGGTTCCATTTTCAAGCAGAAAAACGTACTGTCACTCTTGGAGAAGAACTATAAGACCTTGCAGGCGCTGCAAGGCCCACAAAATGTTTCTTTGAGTGGGAATGATGATATGGAGATTGCAAGATTAGGGGATGAGAGTATGGAAATGGATGATGGAATGGATGATGACATGGATATGGAATGTAATGAAGcagaaggagaaggagaagtGTCTGAGTTTAAAAATAAGGTTATAAGTGTGTTGAAGGAAGGAAAATTTGAGGAGCAGAGAGCATCCAAGCTTAGTCAGGAAAGCTTTTTAACCTTACTCTCTATGTTCAACATGGCTGGCATACACTTCTCTTGA